One genomic segment of Desulfovibrio oxyclinae DSM 11498 includes these proteins:
- a CDS encoding class I SAM-dependent methyltransferase translates to MDELSLLVDLHRKGLRQGPGGEAETRLALSLAGLDSAKPLNVADIGCGTGASTIQLAQTLNANIVAVDFLPEFLEELQEKAKREGVEGSITTLNCSMDALAFSQDQFDVIWSEGAVYNMGFEAGVAAWRPFLKTGGKLVVSEITWLTGDRPAELQSYWESEYPEIAPASAKIEVLERHGYSLEGFFVLPRSCWTENYYQPLAANFDAFLERHDYSESAKKVVAMEMQEIALYEQYSDFYGYGVYVARKL, encoded by the coding sequence ATGGACGAACTCTCTTTGCTGGTGGATCTGCACCGAAAGGGATTGAGGCAGGGCCCGGGAGGGGAGGCTGAAACAAGGCTGGCTCTGTCCCTTGCCGGGCTTGATAGCGCAAAACCTCTAAACGTTGCGGATATAGGATGTGGCACGGGTGCGTCCACCATTCAGCTTGCTCAGACGCTGAATGCCAATATCGTTGCCGTTGATTTTCTGCCGGAATTTCTGGAGGAATTGCAGGAGAAGGCAAAAAGAGAGGGCGTTGAAGGAAGCATCACCACTTTGAACTGCTCCATGGACGCTCTTGCGTTTTCGCAGGACCAGTTTGACGTAATCTGGTCCGAGGGGGCCGTTTACAACATGGGTTTTGAGGCAGGCGTGGCGGCTTGGCGTCCTTTCTTGAAAACTGGCGGAAAGCTGGTTGTCTCCGAGATCACGTGGCTTACCGGGGACCGGCCAGCCGAGCTGCAATCATATTGGGAAAGTGAGTACCCTGAAATTGCTCCTGCTTCGGCCAAGATCGAAGTGCTCGAAAGGCACGGCTACAGCTTGGAGGGATTCTTTGTCCTTCCCAGGAGTTGCTGGACCGAGAATTACTATCAGCCATTGGCAGCCAACTTCGATGCCTTTCTTGAGCGGCATGATTACAGTGAATCTGCCAAGAAGGTTGTCGCGATGGAAATGCAAGAGATCGCCCTGTACGAACAGTACAGCGACTTTTACGGTTACGGTGTCTATGTGGCCCGAAAGCTGTAG
- a CDS encoding BRO-N domain-containing protein, which produces MNMNNNTRHNNKKIDTFYFNEANRNLRVVVGKDDGEPWFVAKDVCEMLGTETRDIRKVLDVDEVDTIHIGNRGGRQSLIINESGLYSLILRSRKPEAKRFKKWVTSEVLPSIRKNGGYVSPSATPSQLDILEGQLNALRHLEERTREQEQRIEEVEHKFHHNGCEPGYMSVAKAHQKYGFAMVRPIFNKVLEELGVELKPFSYTVPYTDKPCVADSVHVLAG; this is translated from the coding sequence ATGAATATGAACAACAACACAAGACACAACAACAAGAAGATCGACACGTTCTACTTCAATGAAGCAAACAGGAATCTCCGTGTTGTAGTTGGTAAGGATGATGGAGAGCCTTGGTTTGTGGCGAAGGATGTGTGTGAGATGCTTGGGACTGAAACCCGTGATATCCGTAAGGTGCTTGATGTTGATGAGGTGGATACTATCCACATTGGGAATCGTGGAGGCCGCCAATCCCTCATCATCAACGAATCCGGCCTCTACTCTCTGATCTTGCGCTCCCGCAAGCCCGAGGCCAAACGTTTCAAGAAGTGGGTAACCTCTGAGGTGCTGCCGTCCATTCGCAAGAACGGAGGGTACGTTTCGCCCTCAGCTACCCCGTCCCAGTTGGATATCCTTGAAGGTCAGCTCAATGCGCTTCGTCACTTGGAAGAACGTACACGTGAACAGGAGCAGCGGATTGAAGAGGTAGAACACAAGTTCCATCATAACGGATGTGAACCCGGCTACATGTCCGTTGCCAAGGCCCATCAGAAGTACGGATTCGCGATGGTAAGGCCGATCTTCAACAAGGTCTTGGAAGAACTGGGCGTAGAGCTGAAGCCTTTTTCCTATACTGTGCCGTACACGGATAAGCCTTGTGTGGCAGATAGTGTTCATGTGTTGGCTGGATAG
- a CDS encoding site-specific integrase, which translates to MSKYTRTDLQRMMQAHLKEILLEDEVDRASGLRRRPIDPATGNYEYDNPGIIEAYELHIRELEEGKYDRAVKLVDYYLEEHSITDIEKGSATYNLLCREMLRTQLRALDVIRLKERGRYDQADELEQELTTQPQQSSPHSHHQAHAAKDEQGQVDKSILATTPASDEGKSTPLSKVIEEFRQEQVKAERWSPKSEAENLSCYQLFLDFAGNDITVDRITYPRIREYKTALQKLPANMKKSPKYRDKGIHELLQMDIEKPMSTNTINKYLNRLATLFKYAVKNGWMNMNPAEGMELPQKRRDDELRAVFDESDLHRLFHSPEYAEDQHKYPYQFWTPLIALFTGMRQNEIAQLHLEDIRQQDGIWVFDINANGPDKKLKTVNAKRLIPIHSFLAVDLRLPEYVQSLKDQKEVRLFPEIKKGRDGYAQTISRWFNGNSSTKQGYKNKCGIVSDLEREGKKDFHSFRHTLINHLKQQRVDAQLLHEFDGHSTQSMTMGRYGKRYEPQLVLDEIVSKITFHRTIPLDHLTGSKWVSTI; encoded by the coding sequence ATGAGCAAATACACTCGCACCGACCTTCAGAGGATGATGCAAGCGCACCTGAAGGAAATACTTCTGGAGGACGAGGTAGACAGAGCTTCAGGCTTAAGGCGTAGGCCAATCGATCCCGCCACGGGGAACTATGAGTATGACAACCCCGGAATCATTGAGGCTTACGAGCTTCATATTCGTGAGCTTGAAGAAGGGAAGTACGATCGGGCAGTCAAACTCGTAGACTACTACCTTGAAGAGCACTCCATTACCGACATTGAGAAAGGTTCAGCGACCTACAATCTACTTTGCCGTGAAATGCTCAGGACGCAGCTTCGCGCTCTTGATGTAATCAGGCTCAAAGAGAGAGGTAGATACGATCAGGCAGACGAGCTTGAACAAGAGCTGACCACGCAACCACAGCAATCATCACCCCACTCCCACCATCAGGCTCATGCGGCCAAAGATGAACAAGGGCAAGTAGATAAAAGCATTCTCGCCACTACTCCCGCCTCAGACGAAGGTAAGTCTACCCCTCTTTCCAAGGTCATAGAAGAGTTCAGACAAGAACAAGTCAAAGCTGAAAGATGGTCCCCAAAGTCCGAAGCTGAAAACCTCTCCTGCTATCAGCTGTTCCTAGACTTCGCAGGGAACGACATAACCGTTGACCGCATCACCTACCCTCGCATCAGGGAGTACAAAACCGCTCTCCAAAAACTCCCTGCCAACATGAAAAAGTCCCCAAAGTACAGGGACAAAGGTATTCATGAGCTACTTCAGATGGACATTGAAAAGCCCATGAGTACAAACACGATCAACAAGTATTTGAATCGTCTAGCTACCCTGTTCAAGTACGCCGTAAAGAACGGTTGGATGAACATGAATCCGGCTGAAGGTATGGAACTTCCTCAGAAGCGTAGGGACGATGAACTGAGAGCAGTCTTTGATGAAAGCGACCTTCACAGACTCTTCCATTCACCAGAGTATGCCGAGGACCAGCACAAATACCCATACCAGTTCTGGACTCCCCTAATAGCTCTATTCACGGGTATGAGGCAGAACGAGATCGCACAGCTTCACCTTGAGGACATACGCCAACAGGATGGTATCTGGGTCTTCGATATCAACGCGAATGGACCAGACAAGAAGCTGAAAACGGTTAATGCGAAACGCCTGATACCTATCCATTCATTCCTCGCTGTTGACCTTCGGCTACCCGAGTACGTCCAATCTCTCAAAGACCAGAAGGAGGTAAGGCTTTTCCCTGAGATCAAGAAAGGCAGGGATGGCTATGCACAGACGATCAGCAGATGGTTCAATGGGAATAGCTCCACAAAACAAGGCTACAAGAACAAGTGCGGGATTGTATCCGACCTAGAGAGGGAAGGGAAAAAAGACTTTCATAGCTTCCGGCACACGCTCATCAATCACCTGAAGCAACAGCGGGTAGACGCTCAACTCCTACACGAGTTCGATGGGCACTCTACTCAATCCATGACGATGGGGAGATACGGTAAAAGGTATGAGCCTCAGCTTGTTCTAGATGAGATCGTATCGAAGATCACATTCCACAGGACGATTCCGCTAGATCATTTAACAGGTTCAAAGTGGGTTAGTACGATCTGA
- a CDS encoding DUF4197 domain-containing protein — protein sequence MDKATDLYEDSTSDKGAAGSDLSRSEIVQGLRAALEKAAKASVDFLGQKRGYLDNPEVRIPMPESLGTVESALRLAGQEELADSFVKSMNRAAERAVPETLDIFKQTVKDMSFKDARGILEGDDTAATDFFRRNASDGLRERIRPIVSEAMDSVNVTRYYSQMTSAARMAGFGGSGVDLQGYVTEEAMDGLFLIMEREERSIRKDPVARTSEILKKVFGR from the coding sequence ATGGACAAGGCGACGGATCTTTACGAGGACTCCACCTCGGATAAAGGGGCTGCAGGCAGTGATCTGAGCCGCTCAGAGATTGTACAGGGGCTTCGCGCCGCGCTGGAAAAAGCGGCAAAGGCGTCGGTGGATTTCCTCGGGCAAAAGAGGGGATACCTTGATAATCCGGAAGTCCGAATCCCGATGCCGGAAAGTCTCGGCACAGTCGAGAGTGCATTGCGGCTTGCAGGCCAGGAGGAGCTTGCCGATTCATTCGTCAAGAGCATGAACCGCGCTGCGGAGAGGGCTGTTCCCGAAACGCTGGATATCTTCAAGCAGACGGTGAAGGATATGAGCTTCAAGGATGCACGGGGCATTCTTGAGGGTGACGATACGGCCGCGACCGACTTCTTCAGGCGTAATGCCTCGGACGGGTTGAGAGAGCGTATACGGCCCATCGTTTCCGAGGCCATGGACTCGGTCAATGTCACGCGATACTATTCCCAAATGACTTCGGCAGCCCGCATGGCCGGTTTCGGCGGGAGCGGTGTTGACCTTCAGGGATATGTGACCGAGGAAGCCATGGATGGCCTGTTCCTGATAATGGAGCGAGAGGAGCGCAGTATCCGCAAGGACCCTGTCGCGCGGACTTCCGAGATTCTCAAGAAAGTGTTCGGCAGGTAG
- a CDS encoding recombinase family protein gives MTAATTPRKGQNIGYVRVSTVVQNTERQLEKVELDRVFEEKASAKDTKRPQLQECMKYVREGDTLHVHSIDRLARNLQDLESIVNTLNGKGVHVHFHKEGLTFTGEDNPTQTLYFQTIGAVAQFERSIIKERQREGIAQAQSKGIHCGRKSKLTANQVQKIRERLSEGATKKALAEEYGVTRQTLYLALRSNG, from the coding sequence ATGACCGCCGCTACCACCCCAAGGAAAGGCCAGAACATCGGATACGTCAGGGTAAGCACGGTAGTACAGAACACCGAACGTCAGCTTGAGAAGGTAGAACTTGATAGGGTCTTTGAGGAAAAGGCCAGTGCAAAGGATACAAAGCGGCCTCAGCTTCAAGAGTGTATGAAGTACGTCAGAGAAGGGGATACTCTCCACGTTCACAGCATAGACCGTCTGGCCCGTAATCTTCAGGACTTGGAATCGATCGTGAATACCCTGAATGGAAAAGGGGTACACGTTCACTTCCACAAAGAGGGATTGACGTTCACTGGTGAGGATAATCCTACCCAAACCCTCTACTTTCAAACCATAGGTGCTGTAGCGCAATTCGAGAGATCAATCATTAAAGAAAGGCAGAGAGAAGGTATTGCTCAAGCACAGAGCAAAGGTATTCACTGCGGACGCAAGTCTAAACTCACCGCAAATCAGGTTCAAAAGATCAGGGAAAGACTCTCTGAGGGGGCCACAAAAAAGGCTCTAGCGGAAGAGTATGGAGTGACAAGACAGACTTTGTATTTAGCACTCAGGAGCAATGGATAG
- a CDS encoding Hsp20/alpha crystallin family protein — protein MDMTKLNPWNWLKKEEEQEQSMPARTSEVEPHTSNPLKSLHDEVDRLFDSAFRGFNRHSFFGGSDVFKPKVDIVGSEKDYTVTVELPGIDEQDVKIDLMGNNLVIKGEKKQEEKTEEEGYYRVERRYGSFQRVLDLPDDADREGVKANFKNGILTVTMPRLKVEHHEKKSIPIE, from the coding sequence ATGGATATGACGAAGCTCAATCCGTGGAACTGGTTGAAAAAGGAAGAAGAGCAGGAACAGTCCATGCCAGCCCGCACAAGCGAGGTGGAACCGCATACCTCCAACCCTCTCAAAAGCCTGCATGATGAGGTGGACCGACTGTTCGACTCCGCTTTCCGGGGGTTCAACCGCCACTCCTTCTTCGGAGGAAGCGACGTGTTCAAGCCCAAAGTGGATATCGTCGGTTCCGAAAAGGACTACACCGTCACCGTGGAACTGCCGGGCATTGATGAGCAGGATGTGAAGATTGATCTGATGGGAAACAATCTGGTCATCAAGGGCGAGAAAAAACAGGAAGAAAAGACTGAAGAAGAAGGATACTATCGCGTTGAAAGGCGTTACGGCTCTTTCCAGCGCGTACTGGACCTTCCGGACGACGCCGACCGTGAAGGCGTCAAGGCCAATTTCAAAAACGGCATTCTGACCGTGACCATG
- a CDS encoding acyloxyacyl hydrolase: protein MRNCIKQIVAALVLSLLPVLANAQGPVSEVRGGIYSHDIDFVSFNREDGVDLNAEVLFEAPDILQSLWSPRPHVGATVNTEGNTSFYYGGFTWEWDFLDNYFVDANLGGALHDGRNVTDDPDRKSMGSDVLFRLGAALGYRLNENYNISLQVEHYSNAGTGAANEGLDTLGLRVGYRF from the coding sequence ATGAGGAACTGCATAAAACAAATCGTGGCGGCACTTGTCCTTTCGCTACTCCCGGTGCTGGCTAACGCTCAGGGACCGGTTTCCGAGGTGCGTGGCGGAATCTACTCCCATGATATCGACTTCGTCAGCTTCAACCGCGAGGATGGTGTCGATCTGAACGCCGAAGTGTTGTTCGAGGCTCCAGATATCCTCCAATCTCTTTGGTCTCCCCGCCCTCATGTCGGGGCGACGGTCAATACTGAAGGGAATACTTCCTTTTATTACGGAGGATTCACCTGGGAGTGGGATTTCCTCGATAATTATTTTGTGGACGCCAATCTCGGCGGTGCATTGCATGACGGAAGAAACGTTACGGATGACCCGGATCGGAAATCCATGGGGTCGGATGTCCTGTTCCGTCTTGGAGCCGCCTTGGGGTACCGCCTGAACGAGAACTACAATATATCCTTGCAGGTGGAACATTATTCCAATGCCGGAACAGGCGCCGCCAATGAGGGACTCGACACCCTCGGGCTTCGCGTTGGCTACAGATTTTAA